In Gemmata obscuriglobus, a single genomic region encodes these proteins:
- a CDS encoding flagellar hook-basal body complex protein FliE, whose amino-acid sequence MPVDSIATVAPLSRLQPLLAPQAPADLTPGGAPFAGVLNSVLNGNIEANRGADAAVQSLATGEAQDLHTVSLAVAQADLSFRLILELRNRLTDAFQEVTRMQV is encoded by the coding sequence ATGCCCGTGGATTCGATCGCGACCGTCGCACCACTGTCCCGGCTCCAACCGCTGCTGGCCCCGCAAGCCCCGGCGGACCTGACGCCGGGTGGGGCACCGTTTGCCGGCGTGCTAAACAGCGTGCTGAACGGCAACATTGAGGCCAACCGCGGCGCCGACGCCGCGGTTCAGTCGCTCGCAACGGGTGAGGCCCAGGATCTTCACACGGTCAGCCTCGCCGTGGCGCAAGCGGACCTCTCGTTCCGGCTGATCCTCGAATTGCGAAACCGGCTGACCGATGCGTTCCAAGAAGTGACCCGCATGCAGGTGTAG
- the flgC gene encoding flagellar basal body rod protein FlgC, with translation MPFNDLFAGSAISGTGMSAERLRMEVIANNIANANTTRSANGGPYRRQDVVFEELLGAAAGPFGGPDLRGVVAVERVEDPTELPRVHQPGHPDADAEGFVRMPNVQLPIEMVNLLTATRAYEANLRAAQTFRQMNEQALVLLRS, from the coding sequence GTGCCTTTTAACGACCTATTCGCGGGTAGCGCGATCAGCGGCACCGGCATGTCGGCCGAGCGGCTGCGGATGGAGGTGATCGCGAACAACATCGCGAACGCCAACACCACCCGGTCTGCCAACGGCGGTCCGTACCGCCGCCAAGATGTGGTGTTCGAAGAGTTGCTCGGGGCCGCGGCCGGGCCGTTCGGCGGCCCGGACCTGCGCGGCGTCGTAGCGGTCGAGCGTGTGGAGGACCCGACCGAACTGCCCCGCGTGCACCAACCGGGGCACCCGGACGCGGACGCCGAGGGCTTCGTCCGGATGCCCAACGTGCAACTGCCCATTGAAATGGTGAACCTCCTGACCGCCACCCGCGCGTACGAGGCCAACCTGCGCGCCGCGCAGACCTTCCGCCAGATGAACGAGCAGGCGCTGGTCCTGCTCCGCAGCTAA
- a CDS encoding flagellar basal body rod protein FlgB: protein MNTNLPGLSVLTQLLDASGLRHRVIAQNVANVNTPGYKRLEVAFEADLAKALASPTGGTPVKPRVVTGDGPERVDGNNVDIDAEMNALAKNALLYQAATQIIASRVGTLRSAISGR, encoded by the coding sequence ATGAACACCAACCTTCCCGGCCTGAGCGTGCTGACGCAACTCCTGGACGCGTCCGGGTTGCGGCACCGCGTCATCGCGCAGAACGTCGCGAACGTGAACACTCCCGGCTACAAGCGCCTCGAAGTGGCGTTTGAAGCCGACCTCGCCAAAGCCCTAGCCTCGCCCACCGGGGGCACCCCGGTGAAGCCCCGCGTGGTCACCGGCGACGGCCCCGAGCGGGTCGACGGCAACAACGTGGACATCGACGCCGAGATGAACGCGCTGGCCAAGAACGCGCTGCTGTACCAAGCGGCCACCCAGATCATCGCGAGCCGCGTCGGGACCTTGCGGTCCGCGATCAGTGGCCGCTAG
- a CDS encoding flagellar hook-length control protein FliK — protein MQVTPADIVSVTTAQVSASASVRVVAGDLASVPLGSLLQAVVTQVDPRQATLDVNGQSLTVRPPTGLQTGAVLFVRVPSTGGGVLEVTPPPRAPKPEVQSVPTGSTQVKVVEVLDTLPDGRVQVRIEGQEQTATARDPLTQAPLPLAPGSRAVLELVPTPAGVVLRPPAETPVLPVAVATALLQATPTNDLTAALKPLQAELTQLVEGTAVIVRGEEVKLVEALGGKGALDSKGGTTETLPPRLPSAVREAAEAVRETIRSLVPTEPRVPNAADLQKLVENGGLHFEAKLARLAEDPQLAGALPRQTASEVRGDLRGDLKGDLLRLIQTTREFGLAVQFPAARAALEGIEAQQATQTLAQATGTPYILQVPFPDRDQWRTLHLAVEREGQSSDESENESGPGRFRMLMHVPLSELGETWIDAGLSGGQFRAAIYLDRSEIRDRVREALPELRTELSTDGFGEVLLDVRATADLPKKTRERSSAMLAGRPASTSLLDVRA, from the coding sequence ATGCAAGTCACCCCTGCTGACATTGTCTCGGTCACCACGGCCCAAGTGAGCGCGTCGGCGAGCGTGCGCGTGGTAGCCGGGGACCTCGCGTCCGTGCCGCTCGGCTCGCTGCTGCAAGCGGTGGTAACGCAAGTGGACCCGCGCCAAGCAACGCTGGACGTGAACGGGCAGTCGTTGACCGTTCGCCCGCCCACCGGGTTGCAGACCGGCGCCGTGTTGTTCGTGCGGGTGCCGAGTACCGGCGGTGGCGTACTCGAAGTCACGCCCCCACCGCGGGCGCCGAAGCCCGAAGTGCAGTCGGTCCCGACCGGTTCAACCCAGGTGAAGGTCGTTGAGGTTCTTGACACGCTCCCAGACGGTCGTGTGCAGGTGCGGATCGAGGGTCAGGAACAAACGGCTACCGCGCGCGACCCGCTGACGCAGGCTCCTCTGCCCCTGGCCCCGGGAAGCCGGGCCGTTCTCGAACTGGTTCCGACACCTGCCGGCGTCGTTTTGCGCCCGCCGGCTGAAACACCAGTTCTGCCCGTGGCGGTGGCAACCGCGCTGTTGCAAGCGACGCCGACCAACGACCTGACGGCGGCATTGAAGCCACTCCAGGCCGAATTGACCCAACTCGTGGAAGGCACGGCGGTCATAGTTCGGGGGGAGGAAGTAAAGCTTGTCGAAGCGCTGGGCGGTAAAGGCGCGCTGGATAGTAAGGGCGGTACGACCGAAACGCTTCCCCCGCGGTTGCCGTCCGCGGTACGAGAGGCCGCAGAAGCGGTCCGTGAAACGATCCGGTCGCTGGTTCCGACCGAGCCACGCGTTCCGAACGCAGCGGACCTTCAAAAGTTGGTCGAAAACGGTGGCCTCCATTTCGAGGCGAAACTCGCTCGGCTCGCTGAAGACCCTCAACTCGCCGGTGCGTTGCCGCGACAAACCGCGTCGGAGGTGCGCGGCGACCTCCGTGGTGATTTGAAGGGCGATCTCCTGCGGTTGATTCAGACGACCCGCGAATTCGGACTGGCGGTACAGTTTCCCGCCGCGCGGGCAGCCCTTGAGGGTATCGAGGCACAGCAGGCCACGCAAACGCTGGCGCAGGCGACCGGAACGCCGTACATCCTTCAGGTGCCGTTTCCGGACCGCGATCAGTGGCGGACGCTGCACCTCGCGGTCGAGCGTGAGGGGCAATCGAGCGACGAAAGCGAGAACGAGAGCGGCCCCGGACGGTTCCGGATGCTCATGCACGTGCCGCTCAGTGAATTGGGCGAAACGTGGATCGACGCCGGGTTGAGCGGCGGTCAGTTCCGAGCCGCGATCTACCTCGACCGGTCTGAGATCCGCGACCGAGTGCGTGAGGCCCTGCCCGAACTGCGTACCGAGCTGAGTACCGACGGGTTCGGAGAAGTGCTGCTGGACGTACGCGCAACCGCCGACCTGCCCAAGAAGACCCGCGAACGCTCGTCCGCGATGCTAGCCGGGCGCCCGGCCTCGACTTCCCTTCTCGATGTGAGGGCGTGA
- a CDS encoding EscU/YscU/HrcU family type III secretion system export apparatus switch protein, protein MAKQDQKRAVALSYDPAKDRAPKVVAKGKGRTAEQILALARKNAVPVREDPTLVQVLSRLKVDQEIPPEVYRAVALILAFLNRVNRPGG, encoded by the coding sequence ATGGCAAAGCAGGACCAGAAGCGCGCCGTGGCGCTGAGCTACGACCCCGCCAAGGATCGCGCCCCGAAGGTGGTCGCGAAGGGGAAAGGGCGCACCGCCGAGCAGATCCTGGCGCTGGCCCGTAAAAACGCGGTGCCAGTGCGCGAGGACCCAACGCTCGTCCAGGTGCTGAGTCGACTCAAGGTGGACCAAGAGATTCCGCCGGAGGTGTATCGCGCCGTGGCGCTGATCCTCGCGTTTCTGAACCGCGTAAACCGCCCCGGTGGGTAG
- a CDS encoding HDOD domain-containing protein, whose translation MSRRVLVVTDDPAVRRALRDTFAPLVAEWEATFSSGTEAVKHLLGLRFDALVLDAHLPANGATELLTEGRRRNPSMARVVLAAPGRTEVIGLVALAHRVLPRPCPPDELVGVIQRTYSLRELLNSPSLAALVGRLTTIPALSAVYTRISEELAFPDFSLATVGGLVAQDLGISAKLLQMANSALVGLRRPASTPSQAVRILGADLTRTLVLAVDLFSHYNPYALRPFSIEALWEHSQAVAELAAAIAVAERAEERVIRESALAGLFLDIGRLTLASQLTGPYKEILALMRHQHLSAVAAETRVLGTSHAEVGAYLLGLWGLPDGLVEAVAWHHQPSGCPGTVFTPLTAVHAADAILQEDEGAEPDWAYLERLGLRSRYSEWKGLARERTSAHVP comes from the coding sequence ATGAGCCGGCGTGTACTTGTCGTCACCGACGACCCGGCGGTGCGGCGCGCGCTGCGCGACACGTTCGCGCCTCTCGTCGCGGAGTGGGAGGCCACGTTCTCGAGCGGCACCGAGGCCGTGAAACACCTGCTCGGGCTCCGCTTCGACGCGCTCGTACTCGACGCGCACCTGCCCGCCAACGGGGCGACGGAACTGCTCACCGAGGGGCGCCGCCGGAACCCGTCGATGGCCCGGGTGGTGCTGGCCGCACCGGGACGAACGGAGGTCATCGGGCTGGTCGCGCTGGCCCACCGCGTGCTTCCAAGGCCGTGTCCGCCGGACGAGTTGGTCGGTGTGATTCAGCGGACGTACTCGCTTCGCGAACTGCTCAACAGCCCGTCGCTGGCCGCACTTGTGGGGCGACTCACCACGATTCCAGCACTGTCGGCAGTTTATACGCGGATCTCCGAGGAGCTAGCGTTCCCCGACTTCTCGCTGGCCACGGTCGGTGGGCTGGTGGCGCAGGACTTGGGGATCTCCGCGAAACTGCTCCAGATGGCGAACTCGGCCCTGGTAGGACTGCGCCGGCCGGCATCGACCCCGTCGCAGGCGGTGCGCATCCTCGGGGCAGACCTGACCCGCACACTGGTGCTCGCAGTTGACCTGTTCTCGCACTACAACCCGTACGCACTCCGTCCCTTTTCGATTGAAGCGCTGTGGGAGCACAGCCAAGCGGTGGCGGAACTGGCCGCCGCCATCGCGGTCGCCGAGCGAGCGGAGGAGCGGGTAATTCGAGAATCCGCACTCGCAGGGCTGTTCCTTGACATCGGTCGGCTCACGCTCGCGAGCCAGCTCACCGGGCCGTACAAAGAAATACTCGCACTTATGCGGCACCAGCACCTGAGTGCGGTGGCTGCCGAAACGCGAGTGCTGGGAACGTCGCACGCTGAGGTGGGTGCGTACTTGCTCGGGCTCTGGGGCCTGCCCGACGGCCTAGTAGAAGCGGTCGCATGGCACCATCAGCCGTCGGGGTGCCCGGGGACCGTATTCACACCTCTCACCGCGGTACATGCGGCGGACGCGATTCTGCAAGAGGACGAGGGCGCTGAGCCCGACTGGGCTTACCTGGAGCGGTTGGGGCTGAGAAGCCGCTACTCGGAGTGGAAGGGGCTGGCGCGGGAACGTACCTCGGCACACGTGCCGTAG